TTCGTCGATCTCAATTACCCACAACGATATCCATACGTGGAGTGATGCCAAGTCTCTGTCTTCAGTATTACACATCAGTATTAGGGTGCTTCATTTGagacgactatttttttttctcactccattgacgaaatattgttctgaacatagaaaaaaaaattctcaccaatggatagttcttaatttcaattttaagtactcgctggatgaatttaaagttttcccatataattaacccgttaaaataattttttttgcttaaattatctatagcaTAGCGACATTTCATGATATTCATTTGACCATGGGCAGAAGTTGTAGAGGAATCCTTCCTCTTTAAAAGCTCTGACAGTTTATTTCCAATTTATGAGTTACCTCGccagtaaaaaattgtacattcaatttttgctcaaaagtcgtggttttttgattttttctccTAAACTATTGATCTGACACCTAAATTGcaaaggaccttttttgtaaataattcaattttctataagaTAGGTTGATAGCTGAACCCTTTCAATAAATTGCTTCTgagataaatttcattaattacaagaaaacaataaatgacactattttatcgtaatttttatactttttaataaaacaacagttgataaaaaaaattataacattgtatatttttataatcaaatattGTGATATCGTTATAatgcctaaatttttaaaatttttaattgtctgacaaatattctaataaatatagttgttacatagaatatatccaaaatatatgatcatacataactccggcacacaaaaaaaagtgGTATGTACTTTGGATTGCACCTACCTATCGAAATGAATATTGACCCACTGAATTcgaatccaaaaaaaaattcttgtggacccggatcaagtatgattcttttgtattttaatttactgaaTCTAAATCTGAACGTTAATTAGCCCAGTGCCCCGTtaacgtttaaaaattaaaaaaatctcaaaaaaccaaaaaaattgggaaaattgcagttacaaatttgaaaaaaaaaaaacctgtaAAACACgattaaattaacaatgtcTTGTAGAATTGATTTAGATACAAAGGCTTGTAGAAATTATTCTTAGGGACTAAAATAACCAACTGCAACTTTGTTCTAACGGCAGTAAATTCGAAGGAACAAAGCTTATTGTTAGAATAAAGGAGATCGCGGTTTCTAACGAGGGTTAAAAGCATTAATTATAGGTTCTATTAACTCCAACATTTAAAATGTATGGTATCAACCCTTTCGAATACACTATTTCCGCGTTAGCGTCATTACTTATTCATACGTTAACTACTAAGCGGTTGGCAGCTTCAGGAGCCTggttattgttaataaactcACGCAAGAGAGAACAGCTCGATTAGAAATGGAAGTATCGACTAGAAGTCGCGGCTTTAAAATGACGCCGGAAAAAGCCGTCAAGTATATTAAGATGagtgtttttttgttatgCATGTGGCCGCCGTTGAGAAGCAagtcaaaagtttttttcaaactatTCATGTGTTTCTCGGTTGTGGTAGCTCTGGGATTATTGTTTCCTTTGATAAATTCAGTGTTTTACTTCATCGACGACATGGTAGTCATTTTGAAATCAATTATATGTGGGGTggtaacaattaattttttaataaaatttttcatcataagGATCTATCACAGAAAATTTGAGGTTCGTATCAATtgtaaacatattttttatttaacttaaatttaattaatgttgaTGTTTGTGTAATTAGAGACTAGGGGCCACGTTGAACGAGTTTATAATGAACGCAAGTGACTCAAGCATGTTAGTTTTCCAAAAATACATCGACAAGAGCTGGAAGTTCCAATTTTTGATGGTTTTCGGCTGGTATTTTGCTGCTGGGGGATTAGTATTGGGTCCATTGGTGCTCCCGCAAAAATTTCCCAACGATGCGGTGTATCCGTTTTCGGTGGAGCATCCCCTTGTtgccaaaataatttatgcgCATCAGAGCTTTGTTGCCTATCAGTGCGCTACGGGGTTGGCTATGGACGGACAGGCAGCGTTATTCATGTGGTACCTCAATGCCAAATTTGAAATACTTGTGTCGGAAATAAAGCGAGTCATCAATAGAGAGGATTTGTGCTGGTGCATCAAACAACATCAAGAGATACTATTGTAGGTATTGAAGTTAtttaaatgtgaaaaaattttatgatatttaattgttttatttttaaataattttttcttctaaaatttttctgcgTTAATTATTATGTcgtattaaacaaaaatttaaaacggATAAAATCATCGGCAATGGTCATATCAGAGAATTCTTTCACagagaataattaaattaatactgattataaataaatttattagattaatattttcagATTTGCCGACGAATTAATCCCACCAATTCGCGCCCTTGCATTTACATCAATATCAGTGacgaaaattttaatgatttctaGTGGGTTTTTCCTAATTTcggtaaaatttaaaataaataagtacttACCAtcgattgtttaaataaaaatattttcaggaCGAGACTCTTCTAGTGAAACTTCAGTTCGTCATAGTAGCAATATCCTCAACATTTAACACATTTTTATACTCCTGGGCCGCAGATGATCTGATAAATATTGTAAGAAAATGATCATACTAAATTTGGTGGctctttttattgaaaattagatttttttagtcggGACCGGCCTTGTCCAGTGAAATTTTCAATGGATTTTGCCATCACTCCctgaaaatgaagaaaatgtGTCTTTTAACAATTCACAGAGCCCAGAAGCCAATTGTGATAAACATTCCAGGTCTTCTCGCTACTCTTTCAAACGAATACTACGCATCAGtaagttcaaaaaaaaaaataaataaataaatacctccagaaattaataaagtatctatttatagtttttactCCTATTTCAGTTTTTATCGACAGCGTTTTCGTGCTTTGCAACAATTCGCGCTGTTATCAACTCTTGATTCAGGAatgaatgacaaaaaaatgttgatatcTGTTGAAGTAGTATATTACAAtgcttgaaaattattgattaatgtTAAACATAACTTGCATAAACTATTATTGATAATagtaatttgaaatatttagtttcttatttaaaaattatttaaagaattttttatcagataaTTTCATCATGAATAAtattcttaatattaattaacgtcATAATAACACTAGAGTAACTAATAGGGtgcgtcaaaatttaatctctaaaagcaacctttttaaattgtaattttgagtttcGCTTTTAGCAGGAATTAGGTTTGGGCATTTCTTAAGATATTTTGATGTGTCAGGATTTATTTGATGCTCACATAATTGTTTAACAGGAGTTTTGTTGAAGCAATTTTTCtggaatttcaaaatttcaaaatttggccaaaCGAAActcctattaaaaaattctgtgaatattaaataaattatgacacaCCAAAATATGTCAGGAAATGTCCAAATAcagctcctgttaaaagcgaagctcaaaatttcaattttaaaaggttgctttcgaagattaaattttgacgcaCCCTAGTAACTAACCGAGACTTTGTTCTATATTTCACTGGCAGTAAGTTGCAAAACAATAACCCTTCGTGAAAATTGTAGCTTGTTACTAGAATAACAGCGATCTTAGTTTCTAACGAGGGTTAAAAGCATTAATTATAGGTTCTATTAACTCCAACATTTAAAATGTATGGTATCAACCCTTTCGAATAAACTATTTCCGCGTTAGCGTCATTACTTATTCATCCTTTCACTGTTCGGCGCTGGAGAACTTTCAGGAGCTCACTCAGTCTCAATAAACTCGCGCAAGAGTTCACAACTTGCCTAGAAATGAAACTATCGACTGAAAGTCGCGGATTTAGAATAACGCCGGAAAAAGCGGTGAAGTTTATAAAAGTTAGTGTTTATCTGACCTGTATGTGGCCCCCGCAGGGAGACGAGTCCAAAATTTCCTTCAGACTCCGAAAGTATCTATCTGTTTTTTTATCCTTTGGATTATTTTTCCCGCTTTTATTTTCGATAGTTATTTATCTCGACgatatgttaattattttaaaatcagcGATTTGTATGACAGCTCTCGCCAATTATGTTGCGAAGGTTGTAATTGTCACGAGGTATCATCGAGAATTTGAGGTTTgtattctttaaattaaaagaaaaaaaattacttagatTTATACGAAGTGTCCTTTAGAAATTTAGATTTGTGTTGAATGAGTTCATACTGAAAGCAAGTGACTCTAGCAAGGTAGTTTTCCAAAAGTACGTCGACAAGTTTTGGAAATTCCAATTTTTCATGGTGTTCTGTTACTACATTGGAGCTACGGGAATTATTGTGGGGCCGTTGGTGCTGCCGCAGAAATTTCCTACGGACGCGGTGTATCCTTTTTCTGTGGACAATCCTGTAGTTGCTGGGATTATTTATGCTCATCAGGGCTTTGCTGCGTATCTTTGCGCAGCTGGAATGGTTTTGGACGGGCAAGCAGCGTTGTTTTTGTGGTATCTCAACGCTAAATTTGATATTCTTGTGTCTGAAATTAATCGAGTAGCTAAAAGAGAGGATTTGTGTTGGTACATTAGACAACATCAAGAGATTCTAGCGtgagtaattatttttctgccctccaggcggaaagtggcaactttcggcccgctgcgctaaacgaaattgccgctttccgcctctgtcggacagaaaaatagtatacaaacctatggcaggaaaataataaatatctcagaccacatatatgtcgacctcggcttcgcctcgggcaacatatatgtgttctgagacatttctcattttcttgccacaggtgtgtaatatactatttattatatattttaaaaaatttgatttttttttatatttcaattaatttgctcaaaattaaattattttttgattagaaaaaattcattgaaattttctatgaaaaatttaatattgttattttataaattaaaaaagaatattttcagATTTGCCGACGAATTAATCCCGCCAATTCGCGCTCTAGCATTTACAACAATATCAGTGacgaaaattttaatgatttctaGTGGGTTTTTCTTAATTTCggtaaaatgtaaaataaataagtacttACCACCAATtgattaaggaaaaaaatattttcaggaCGAGTCTCTTCTAGTAAAACTTCAGTTCGTTATGGTAGCAATATCCTCAACATTTAACACATTTTTATACTCCTGGGCCGCAGATGATCTGATGAATATTGTAACGAAAATAatcatacactgatagaaaatttatgttgactcaagagatattttcttgatctaagaatttattttggaagacaaattattattttgctttaagaatttattgtcttgatttagattttcttggcttgaaagctatattatcttcaatcgacacatttaagtttttcaatcaaaataacattatcgattaaaaaacttaaaataattcatcaaagtatatttcaaaaactaaatagtatttaattgttataccaaaaaaaaaaaaattaggaaaacggttgaccctaaaagccatccctgcaacttcccgctgctcatttcatacttaagcgcaCAAACCGACACTtattatgtttttgagctcttcgagctcaaaaatctgctagaagttgaataaaacactatttttcgaatttttaaaccgcaataacttttgaatgaatgaaccgatttttttGTGGTTGGTGGCATTTAACGCAGTATTCAAAGCCTCATGAAgaacttttaagtttaaatttatcgaacaaggaatttcaaagtaattcccaaaaaacgactttttcgatttttttcgttaacgataactcacgaacgaattaaccaaTTTCGACCAGGCTAGCGGAAAtcgacgtgtttttttttttatgttaagagctgatttatttttagaattgatcggtcaagccgtttcaaagttattccaaaaaaaccacatttcaaaaaaaatttttttgcagtttttttgagatttctcaaaatctactggtttaAATCGATCCAAATAATGCTCataatctaagtttagtcaagccctttcgaatggtgccaaccgcgatgaaatcggtcaagccgttcaaaagttataagaggtttataTACGgccgtacacacacacacacacatacacacacacacacacacacacacatacatacagacgtacggacatcatcgcggaaacattcggggaggcttcctaggaccttaaaacgtcaacatccgttgaaaattcgattttcgaaaaacggggtgaaaccaataacttcccgatttttgtaaattttcaattttcttagcgggaagttaaaaattatttcttggaaataagtaaattaatgactcaaaaaaaaagccattctTAACACAAGTCGGTAACATCTATAATCAATGTTATCGCCTATTTTGAACCAAGAGACAAATATAtctatacactgatagaaggatttcttagcatttaagaagatttcttttgtatttaagaaatcatattttaaacatcatttcttagcatttaaaaaatattgcttagtatttaagaaatatttctttgtatttaagaaatatttcttagtagttatatttcttaatacttaagaaatatttctttgtatttaagaaatatttctttgtatttaagaaatattttttaaatactaagaaatgatgtttaagaaatgatttcttaaatacaaagaaatctttttaaatactaagaaatccttctatcagtgtatctagtttcaagagttcaagttttgaagaaaaaaagtttcttgaatcaagattgtttttatatcagtgtactaaatttattagcttttttccattaaaaattaaatttttcagtcgGGAGCAGCTATGTCCagtgaaattttcaatgtATTTAGCCGTCACTCCCTGAAAATGAAGAAGATGTGtctttttataattcacagAGCCCAGAAGCCAATTGTAATAAACATTCCAGGTCTTCTCGCTACTCTTTCAAGCGAATACTACGCATCAGtaagttcaaaaataatatatagcttcagaaattaataaagtacCTTTATTCATAATTCTTACTCATATTTCAGTTTTTATCGGCAGCGTTTTCATGTTTTGCAACAATTCGCGCTGTTGTCAACTCTTAACTCAAAAATgaattacaaaaaatgttattgtctcttaaaacaatatattacaatgcttaaaaattatctgacAATGTTCTTCACAGTACTAATCGGTAACAATAAAGTAAAATCTTATAAAAAGCGTACTAAAGTAGCTTCTAAGGTCCGAACACGATTCTAAGcctgtaattaaaataataacaagatTTGAAATGTGCGTTAACAACTTCCGcgatagtaattatttattcagaaGCTCGAGGTTCAGCTGGTAAGTAACTTTAATGCATCCGCAGTCGTTATCTGACAGCCGTGCTAATAAACTGAGCTAATTAATATGAAGGCTAGATTAATTGTTTCTCCAGAAACGGCTATTAGATTCACCAAGGCGTCGGTTCTCCTGGCTTACATGTTCGCGCTATCCGACGCAAAAAAATTCAGGCTTTTGTTGTTCAAAATATTTAGATGGATTTCGGTGCTGTTAAGTATAGCGTTATTTATTGGCTtagttttttcaataatagaaaacattgagaaattatttttggtgtTGAAAGCATTGTCCATCATTTGCAGCGTGGTTAATTACGTAGCGAAAGTTGTGATTGTCAGAATTTACGGGAAGGAATTTGAggtttgttaaaattttaaaaatttttaatattattctgagaataaataaaaattgtcggTGGTATTACAGAAGTTACAATTGACTGTAACAAATTTCGTAGAGAATGCCGGGAAAGTTGACAGAAAAAtaatccaaaaatttgttaacaagtGCTGGAAATTTCAATTGTTCGTTACTTTTGGGACCTACATGGCGTCCACGGCATTTATATTGGGGCCTTTGGTGCAGCCgcaaaaatttccaacagaCGCAGTGTACCCTTTTTCCACGGAAAATTTTCCAATCGCGGTTATTATTTGCTTACATCAGATCTTGGTCGGGTACCAGTGCTCCGCTGGAGTGGCTGTTGACTCTCAAATGGCGATTTACCTCTGGTACTTGTGTGTACGGTTTGAGGGGCTCATAATTCAGATGGATTATGTCAAGAACCAGCATCAGCTTGTGCAGTTTATCAGGAACCATCAATCTTTACTGCTGtaaaattatgttaattaattttttaaaataactttgaagcttttaagaattttatgtttatttttagacGAATTGAAaatgttatatttattatttttagattcaCCAAGAAAGTAATTCCGCCAATTCGTGCAGTAATTTTCTCCTCGGTCGCaatcaataaattcattatgatTTGTGCCGGGGTTATTTTGCTatcagttaaataaatatttatttaatttaattattgcacttggatttattaattgttaataattaaatctgTAACTATATTAATAGAATGGAAGTTGATTCGAAAAAATTCAGTGTACCATAATGATTAGCTTTATCGCTCTTAATATTTACACATTCATCTGGCCAGCAGACAGTCTAATAGACGTTGTAAGGTTCTTTACCCTCCCGTGagtcttctttttttttttttattacttcaatGAGCTAAGTTCAAACCTTTCAGACGAGCTATGGTGTGTCCAATAAGGTGCTGGATAGGTTCTGGACGTGGACGCTGCAAATGAAAAAATCTTGTGTCCTTATCATCCATAGGGCGCAGCATCCTGTCATGATAAACATTCCTGGGTTTTTAGAGACACTTTCTAATCAATATTACTCATcggtatatatttttacattgattaaaaatcttaattcgagaaaaaaaaacattttgaaaagcaaaaattagttctacaataataaaaataatattttttaattgaattttttctcgataaaaaattttaattttaatttaaaattacaaaaaaatatttatttcagttcCTCTCGGCAGCGTTTTCTATTTTTACAGCACTAAGGGCTGTTTTCAACTCTTagatgaattaattttcatataaaagttgaattattcataaaattagttaacaaaatatattaataaattattatttaattaacttaccATATTACATCGctaatttttcgtttaaatatttatttatttatttatttattcatgtatACTGCagcaaatttttcatttttttaaattgaaaattgaaaaaaaatttctataaaaaaaattctcattttttattataaatttactctataaaaatttatcaaaaaatcttgaaagttaattacaatatttaaataattaaatttagtaacataaataatttattatttttattttttataataaaaatacaattaatatttctaaaataaaattagagaTAAATTGTCGTAACACCTCCTTACGATAACAAGCTTATAGTTAGTAAAGCTCTAGCGTCTGACTAAACTACAGACAAACCCCTTGTTTCCAATACCAAGCcacttattaaaataataactaacgagagtttaaaattatatgttcTGCAAATATGACTATAATATGCGCTAACTATTTCCGcgtatgataaaattattaattcaaagcCTTCTCGTTACACGGAGGGGCATTGTCGGGTATTTTCAGACTTTGTAGAATCGTCCTGATCAATATGAAGCGACTGGCCTCTGAAGTAACACCTGATAACGTTAAAAACAGCCAATATGAGACTTAACGTCCAAGTGACTCCCAAGAAAGCGATAAAGTTCACAAAGCTTACAGTATTCCTAACATGCGCCTGGCCTCCGCGAAAAAGATTATTCCTCTTCAAAGTATTCATGTGTTTTTCAGTGTTTTTATCCATCGCACTTCTTCTGCCGCTAATCGTTTCAATTATCCAACACtcggacaatttttttatcattataaagtCCGTAATTTTCATTTGCGGTATCGTTAATTACGTCGCGAAAGTTATCACCGTGAGGATTTATCATGAGGAACTGCAGgtctgtaatttatttattactaaaattaaaaaaaattgataaaataacctTTCAGGAACTCGGAACAATAGTCGATCAGTTCGTGGACAAAGCCAACGACCAGGAAAAAATAGTTATGCAGAAATTAATTGACAAGTGCTGGAAGTTTCAGTTTTTTATGACCTGCAGTTATTATTTAACGACCACTGCGATGCTAATTGGGCCTCTGGTGTTGACCCAAAAATTTCCCACTGATGCTATTTATCCTTTTTCGGTGGACAATCTAGTAGTTTCAAGGATTGTTTACTTACATCAGTGCTTTGTCGGCTACCAGTGCTCCGCCGGGATGGCTCTCGACTGTCAAGCTGCCTTGTTTATCTGGTTCTTGAGCGGCAAGTTTGAGTTACTTGGTGCTGAAAGTAAGTCAGTGGTTAATCATGACCAGCTGTGTCATTTTGTTGAGAA
The sequence above is drawn from the Cotesia glomerata isolate CgM1 linkage group LG4, MPM_Cglom_v2.3, whole genome shotgun sequence genome and encodes:
- the LOC123262941 gene encoding uncharacterized protein LOC123262941; protein product: MEVSTRSRGFKMTPEKAVKYIKMSVFLLCMWPPLRSKSKVFFKLFMCFSVVVALGLLFPLINSVFYFIDDMVVILKSIICGVVTINFLIKFFIIRIYHRKFERLGATLNEFIMNASDSSMLVFQKYIDKSWKFQFLMVFGWYFAAGGLVLGPLVLPQKFPNDAVYPFSVEHPLVAKIIYAHQSFVAYQCATGLAMDGQAALFMWYLNAKFEILVSEIKRVINREDLCWCIKQHQEILLFADELIPPIRALAFTSISVTKILMISSGFFLISDETLLVKLQFVIVAISSTFNTFLYSWAADDLINISGPALSSEIFNGFCHHSLKMKKMCLLTIHRAQKPIVINIPGLLATLSNEYYASFLSTAFSCFATIRAVINS
- the LOC123262942 gene encoding uncharacterized protein LOC123262942, with translation MKLSTESRGFRITPEKAVKFIKVSVYLTCMWPPQGDESKISFRLRKYLSVFLSFGLFFPLLFSIVIYLDDMLIILKSAICMTALANYVAKVVIVTRYHREFEKFRFVLNEFILKASDSSKVVFQKYVDKFWKFQFFMVFCYYIGATGIIVGPLVLPQKFPTDAVYPFSVDNPVVAGIIYAHQGFAAYLCAAGMVLDGQAALFLWYLNAKFDILVSEINRVAKREDLCWYIRQHQEILAFADELIPPIRALAFTTISVTKILMISSGFFLISDESLLVKLQFVMVAISSTFNTFLYSWAADDLMNISGAAMSSEIFNVFSRHSLKMKKMCLFIIHRAQKPIVINIPGLLATLSSEYYASFLSAAFSCFATIRAVVNS
- the LOC123262944 gene encoding uncharacterized protein LOC123262944; translation: MASTAFILGPLVQPQKFPTDAVYPFSTENFPIAVIICLHQILVGYQCSAGVAVDSQMAIYLWYLCVRFEGLIIQMDYVKNQHQLVQFIRNHQSLLLFTKKVIPPIRAVIFSSVAINKFIMICAGVILLSNGS
- the LOC123263105 gene encoding uncharacterized protein LOC123263105 → MRLNVQVTPKKAIKFTKLTVFLTCAWPPRKRLFLFKVFMCFSVFLSIALLLPLIVSIIQHSDNFFIIIKSVIFICGIVNYVAKVITVRIYHEELQELGTIVDQFVDKANDQEKIVMQKLIDKCWKFQFFMTCSYYLTTTAMLIGPLVLTQKFPTDAIYPFSVDNLVVSRIVYLHQCFVGYQCSAGMALDCQAALFIWFLSGKFELLGAESKSVVNHDQLCHFVEKHQDLLIFADKLILSTRIMALSTVSVTKIGMIFGGIVLISNEPLAVKVQFGIMVMSTTANIYVCTWAADYLITVSSSTLSEEIFGSSWKHEPKVRKMWSIVLLRSQKPVIINIPGLLNNLSNEYYAAFLSAAFSAFATIRVAVNS